Genomic segment of Brachyhypopomus gauderio isolate BG-103 chromosome 10, BGAUD_0.2, whole genome shotgun sequence:
TTTGACGGGCGGGGAAGCTGCAGGTGGCGGTTGTGCCTTGTGCAGACGCAAGCACGTCTGTCTGACGTCATCAGTAAGCTTTCTCCTGCCTCTCAGCCCAGCACAGTCCCTGGGGTTTGAGGGGGAAGGGGTGAGATCTGGATCTGGTTTTGAGCGCTTTAAGCAAAGAACCGAGAACCTTGCCACAGGCTGTCAAGTCATCAGCACGCGCCGACATGTAGAATTTCACCACCTCTTGAGAACACATGCTAAATACAAATGGCTGTTTTCTTCCCCCACTGCTTTTTAATGTGGCGTTGGGCAGCTTGTGACGCGCTAAACATCAACAGAGTTTTCCTCCTGCTCCTGCGTGTGCTCTAAACATCACCCGAGTCTTCCTCCTGTTCCTGCGTGTGCTCAGCTCAGTCATAACCGCTTTTGCCGCCGAGCGACAAATCTGCGCTGCCATTACGCCCTGCCCGCCGTAAACAGCATCTTAACTTGAGATGCTGGGATTACAGCAAGTGTGGCCTGCTTTTAATCTACGCGCCGTCAGCGTGTGCACATCGGAGGCACGGCCGATGCAATCAGCCCGGCCATCTGGCCGGTGAACAGGCCAGTCCGTCTGGATTGTCATCAGCTATCTCTTAGTTCACCCAGTCCATTGTCAAAACTAATTTGCTTCAGCAGAATAGAATACTGAACTGTTGACAGTCTGCTCAGCATAATAGGACAGAACCCTGCAGCGGTGTGGAGCTCGTATTCACTCCACCTAACCAGACTTGACCCAGGATGGCCCGTCAAGATATTCAGTGACGTGCAGATATCACCGGGTCTCGCCACAtcctgcgtgtgtctgcgtgggCTGCGGTACGTTGGCTTGTGGTCAAAAAACACacgaacaaaaacaaacaaccaaacagTCGCACAACAGCTGTCGAGCGGCCGAGCGGCCGTCCCCTCGGTCCCTCCCCCCCCCGACTGGGACTCGCCGCGGCGCCGGAGCGCGTCTTGGTGCCGGTGTTGCGAGCCGCGTGGGCGTTCTCTGGGCAGCGAGCGGCGTTGGAAGCCAGACGGCGCTGGCACCCTCCACAACGCCGTGGGCTTCCGTTCAGCCCGAACAGACGGCCGAGCTTCTCGTCCTACTCTGTTTTCCCTTCTCCGCTGTCGGCATATGCGCCAAGCCCCGCGTTGGCCGCAACGCTTCATTGCGGTAGGCGGAGCGTCGGACGATCGCACCGACCGCAGCCGATGACGCTCGAGGAGGCCCGGGGCGACGCTTCTGATGCGGGGAAAACCGTTGACGTCCCTTGGGGGAAAATGGAGTAACTGGGAAAGAGGTTTGGAAAGAGCCATGTTGAAACAGGGCTGGTGAGATGTGGCACCATTCCAACGCTGTGCAACGCTGTGGCCTGTGTGATGCGGGCTAAAGGTCAGATGGTTCAGTGATGTGGGATCAGTAAAGATGCAGATATGCATGTTTAAAATATGAAGCTATTTTTTTCGGCAAAATCAGGTCGATGAAACAAATGGTTTATTTTTTGATTGATCAGAATGCTTCTGGTACTCGTCTAGAAGTTCCAGCACGGATGTTTAATGTTGGAGACGTTAATAGACACTCATGGTTTCACCGTCTCCATGGTTTCACCGTTTCCTTGTTAACCTGCGCAAGAATTGACTCCTGGAACCAGTAAAATTCTAGCTGCTTGGGCCGGTTCTAAGCGCATCCTTCATCTTTACAGGACAGTGTGAtgtctcacgtgtgtgtgtgtgtgtgtgtgtgtgtgtgtgtgtgtgtgtgtgtcctgtctgtctcacagaAAAAGAGtcgtgaggagagtgagggtgagggcagCGGCGTGGAGATCCTGGAGAACCGGCCCTACACGGACGGCCCCGGCGGCTCGGGCCAGTACACCCACAAAGTTTACCACATCGGCCAGCACATCCCCAGCTGGTTCCGGTCCATCCTGCCCAAGGCGGCGCTGCGCGTGGAAGAGGAGTCCTGGAACGCCTACCCTTACACACGCACGCGGTGAGGGACACGCCCGCTCTCAGGCGGAATGGGGGGgtcgttggggggggggggggtgttttggtGGGAGGGGGTTACTCAAGATAAGGAAGATATCCGTATCTAATACAGGGTAAGTTAATGACCCAACATAGTTACCTGGGGATAAGCCAGGTCAGATATGAAGGGCTTCataacacaccctcacacacatctcacacacaccccagtgaaGTGAGGAGACTTCTTCCCATGAGACTTCACACCTAGCACTTCACACATATGTGCTAAAAGACAAATGAGCTGCTGGTGCCTCGCTCAGTGCTGGATGTCTGGGCGTCTGTGCGTCCGGGCCGGGACGTCTGGGCTGAACGACCGGGCTCGCCGTCTACAGTCTGGTTGCCAAGTTGAAGCCTTAACCATTTGCTTTCTGTTTCACCAGCTACACGTGTCCTTTCGTGGAGAAGTTCTCTATCGACATCGAGACTTACTACAGGCCTGACACGGGGATGCAAGCAGACGTCTTCAGCTTGTCTGCTGCAGAGAAAAGGCAGCTGGATATCGGTATGCGTGCAAACCCCTCTGCTTTAAGCTCACGTCACACGCTTGTACAAACGTGTAATGTTCGCATTCCCAGTGTTGAAATAACTGCAAAGAAGAGTTCTTGCATTAATGTGCTAAGTGCAAAGTCCATTATTACATTTCTATTACATTTGCTTTTCTTTCGAAATATCTTAAGTGTTTTCCCCCAGTTTGAGATATCTGCTAATTCTTTTCAGGCTTGTATCTTTGGATCTAAGAACGCAGCTTCAGAAATGTAATTCAATTAGGGGTGCGCCATGGCCCTCAGGCACACATTGAGCAATGAAGATCTTGATTTAGTCTGACCGAGCTCAGGAGATTCGTGACCGTTCCGTCTCGGTGCTGACGTGTGTATGATGGGCCCGGTTGTGCGTTGGGAACACGTATGCCTGCATTCTGAAACCTGTCCTAAAACCAGTCCAGAACAAGGACCTCTGTATTTTGACACCAGCCCAGATAGAGCCAAAGGCAAATATCAGATCATACAGCCCGAGTGATTAACTGAGCCTGTGACCAAATGAATTTTCAGCAACCTTAAACACCCTAAACAAACAAGCAGACAGAATCCAGcctcaactgtgtgtgtgtgtgtgtgtgtgtgtgtgtgtgtgtgtgtgtgtgtgtgtgtgttagactccctcacacactccagcatgAAACGAGTGGGCAACTCTCCTGGCATCCTTCCACATGTGGCAGGGCCAGAGGCCCTTGGGGACCAGGGCCCGGTGGCTGAGCGGGTCTCCGTTGAAGAGCTGTTACATAACTCCCAGCTGTTGCCCGAGATGAGCTCTAGGCGCACGGGGGACCCCTGGTGGCCACCTGCCAGCCCTCTGATCCTCTGGCACAGGAGAGataaaaacaaatacaagaTAACGTTTAAACGCGGGGAGgggcagggaggaggaggagggaggggcgggCCACGTTGGGCCTCGCTGGGGCAGGTCAGCAGAAGGGTGTGCTCTGTAAATATTGACACTGATCCCTCCCTGTAAGAGGGGGCGGGGGGTTGCACTAGACTAACGTGTTATTCCTGCGATGCTGATTTCAGTAAATGTCATACTTGTACGGAAACAtactgtggggttttttttgttatgatatttaactaccctgcctgcttgcctacaaccgaGGCCGGAAATGGGAGCAGAAGAAGCTATAACCAAGGGAGACAATTAATTGTGGatacacaattaaccagataTATTAAACCACCAAAATATTAAGCAATAGAGCAGCTATTCTAAATTAAAGATACTGTAATTTACGGTGCAGGAGCCTTGTGGTGCGTGAGAAGAACAGCCCTAAGGACAGCGaaaaagaaggagagaaggGAACAAGCCACACACCCTAATCCCCTCCCTTTATACCCCCTTTATACCCCCCAGCATATCAGTAGCACAGCAGTTGTAAACACCAGGTTAGCCAGTGGGGATCAGTAAAAGACAACAgggtacatttgcatacagagaacatttgcatacaggacccccacctttggggtgaagtctacatTTTTTCCCAGTAAGTAACCTTTAACCTGTGAGATGCCCCCTTTCCCACTACACAACATGCTGCAAAACGAGTCTTAAaatgccaaacacacacacactgaaccaaAACACGCATGGTCAGTTCGATCCTACTTTTATGGGAACTTCTTGAGGCAGACTTCCTCCACTGTGCCTGTCTGCGACCTCCAGGGACAGATTGCCACCCAGGCTTTTATGCAGGAACACCGAATCCTGCATCTCCCACAGGAACATCACATCCTGCCAGCACTACAACGCACAACAATAACGTTTGAAATAGAAACGCAGGGCACAAAGGTATTTTCAGCTGCAAAGCAAAAAAAACCGCTGTCGCGAGCTTCGGTTTCGACAAACGGCGCGTGTGTTTTCTGGGCCGTGTTCCCGCAGTGACGGCGTGTGTCCTCTCCCGCAGACCCCATAGACATCGTGAAGGACTCCATCGCCCCTCACGAGTACCTGGCCGAGGAGGACCCCAAGCTGTACAAGTCGGCGAAGACCCAGCGCGGGCCCCTGTCCGACGACTGGATCGAGGAGATCAACGCCAACCCCGGGGCCATGCCCGTCATGTGCGCCTACAAGCTGTGCAAAGTGGAGTTCCGCTACTGGGGCATGCAGTCCAAGATCGAGCGCTTCATCCACGACGTGGGTGCGTGCAGAATGTCCGCAGGGAACCCCGAGGGCCAgtcaggggtggagggtgtattGTTTGTTTACCTAATGCTACAGCAGCTCCAGCTCCTGGGGGGGGGCTGTAGTCGTGTGAGCCTCTATGCAGAGGAAGAAGCTCTGACTGCCACTTTAATCATTAACCCACTCTTAATGAAAACTGAAAACAACACTGATGTTGTGCTGCCTCCACtacaaatagagagagagagagagagagagagagagagagagagagagagagagagagagagagagagagagagagagagagagagagagagagagagagagagagagagagagagagagagagagggagagagagggagagagagagagagagtttgagtGAGTCATCTGCCTTCCTCAGACAACATCTAAGCCCCATTCATTTCCTCCCCATGTGCCGTCTGCTGCTTAATCTTTTTCATTACTTTGacatattcttgtttattgacTTCCCTTGCCGATGATTTATGACGAGCACCATGCCGAGCTTTTTTTTTTCcgaccacacaccccccccccccccccccccgccattaTGTTCGCCATCTTCACCTGCTGTCTCAGGCCGGACTTCCTCGTGTGCCGTCTCAGAGAGAGACGACAGCTGGCGTTCGCCAAGTCCGCTGTGCTGATTCAAGTGTAAAACATCTTAGTCACATTTTTAATTACCTCTTCTACCCAAATATTTagtttagggatgcaccgaaatgaaaattcttagccgaaaccgaaaatgaggaaaccaaggccgaaagccgaaaaccgaaacaccgaaatacattatgccaattattagtaacattggatttttggctaacctcactaaaatcaaggcattgcttttcaaataataaatcaactacaaaatttgatttgaaaatatttatttagcactgacattacagtaatgcatattataaaataaaattagtggtgggccgttaacggcgataacgctgacaagggccgaccactaattaaatttaactcgcttgcagaccgtttttatctgagaggataaatatatgtattttatacgagttaaatttaattataactgactggcctgaaagataaatataaattatctcataaaaacgtgacgtgagttgcaacaacattaaacagctcaggtaaacacgcttctgagaaatgtcgtctgccctgcaaaacataacggggctcaatgtgctctattagcctacgaaatcccacatcctctacgacagagaacggctgatcgtctaaggcaacgagttccataatttttggtgtaatgtcttttgcctcggcgccatcactggaaaacttttttgctagctttatccaaataagcgcgtgcaggtggcgatttttgtttgcgtcatcacaacacattttttcggccgtgttgtttcggtgatgaaagtatttcggccgaaaaccgaaaatgctaatttaagccatttcggccgaaaattttcggtggccgaattttcggtgcatccctaatttaGTTGTAATGCACCGAATTTGTGTGAAATGAATGACAAAACAGTATGTCTGAATGAATCCTAATTTATCATGCAAACATGCTGTCTCTTGTCTTATTTGCTATTTTGTTCTAAGGTTTAAAGACTATGAATGACAGCTAATGGGGTCAAGACCAAATGATCtactttaaaataataattgttTCCCATCATTAGTAATATTAttgatattttaataataacaatattgTTGTTTTGCTGTTATTTGAACATTTGTGGGTGGTGCCAACCACCACGGGCAGGTctgaggaaggtgatggtgcGTGCCCACCGCCAGGCGTGGTGCTGGCAGGACGAGTGGTACGGCCTGACCATGGAGGACATCAGACACCTGGAGCTGGAGACCCAGCTGGCCCTGGCCCAGAAGATGGCGCAGTTCAGCCTCAGCGATGAGGCCCTCGACGGGGACGGCGTCTCGGGGCCCGACAAGGAGCAGGACACGGCGGGGAAGGCCGGAGGTGCCGCGGAGGCCGAGGGTCCCGCCCACGGCCAGGGGGCCACGCTGCAGACGCGGGGCGAGCTCACCAAGCAGTGGTCGGCCTCCTCCAGGTCCTCCCGCTCTTCCAAACGAGGAGGTAGATTGGCCATAGCCCAAGAACATTGGGAACGTGTTGCGTGCAGTGGGAGTTGTGGGAAGGATTTTCAGTGCCGCTGTTCTTGTGTTTTGGGGAGGAGCAGGAAGTCCTTCCCGCCACAGCATTTCCGAATGGCGCATGCAGAGCATTGCCCGCGACTCGGACGACAGCACCGACGACGAGTTCTTCGACGCTCACGGTAACGCCCCTACGGAGCCAGTCACCGGTAGCTTGTCATTTAATGTAACCGGAAGACGACCGCACCAAGGGGTGGAACCCACACCACCTTCAGTACTGTGAAGGTGGTTTGAACCTTGTAAGGGTGGTCCAGTCAGGTCCTGCAAGCTTGTGATGGTTGGTCGTCTTCTTTCAGAGGACCTCTCGGACAGCGAGGAGATATTCGTCAAGGAGATCACCAAGTGGAGTTCCAACGACTTGATGGACAAGATCGAGACCGTGGAGGTGGATGAAGCCCAAAGTGAGAACCTGAGTATTCTACCCTGCCTGACACACACTAGCGCCCTAGAGGTTTTGTAAACCGGAGCTCTTGAATGCTGTAAACCTCTGATCACTCAGAAAGCAATAGAAACCCCAGCACGGTTGTTGTGACGTGGCTCATATTAACGTGGTCCGGCATACCTATGTATAGGTTGGGTTACATCATTGTCACATTAAACTACATTACGAAAACTTTCATTTTAGATCAAATCCCTATCTTCAGACATCCTAGCATAGTTTAATAGATTTTTCTTGCTTTGTAGCTGACATGTACCAGGAATCTGGGGTTGAGTATTCTGAGACTGGCGATGTGAAGAGACTTACGGAGGTATGTACTCACTCAGCATCTGAACACAAGAGCCATCGAATGTGCAAATATTTTGAGAGCTCTAGTGTACTGGTGTTTATTTTGATGTTACTGGGTAAATGTTCAGCGTAACTGGGAGCACTGAAAGCTAGAAAGTCCGGTTCCTTTCCAGTGCCTGAGGGCTCCGTCGCCGTTCTCTTCCTTACGCCTTTAAGCCAGGTGTAGCTGTGATCTGCTGGGATCTGCTAAATGAGACATAAATCCTGTCCGATATTGCGGATTTCATCACAAAAACACTGCCAGTGTTCACCTAGAAAAAAAGCATCCTTCAAGAAAGGCGCTATAAAAATGCAACTACatgtgaatgtaaatatataCAGCCAGATTATTTCCCCCTGACTGAGAAACCAGTTGTCTAGAAAGCGTATGTCAACTCTGTCCACTGGATCGGGTTTTTTTGTGTTCTGAGTCCCGAGTGTTCCATCCTCTCACCTGGCGCAGGACTGCTCGGCCCCGCCGGGTCTGCAGGCCTCCAAGGTCCACGTCCTGGTGCTGGTCCTGCATGGGGGGAACATCCTGGACACGGGCGCCGGCGACCAGAGCAGCAAGCAGTGCGACGTCAACACCATTGGCTCGGCGTTCGACACGGTGATGCGGGTGCACTACCCGGCCGCACTGGGCCGCATCGCCATCCGCCTAGTGCCGTGCCCGGCCGTCTGCGTGGAGGCCTTCTCCCTCGTCTCCAAGTGAGTGGCCCGAGGTTCACCacgcacaccaccaccacccccacagcAACAATACCTGAACCTTATTAATGTGCTCCATACGTTTTGGGTGATGCTCTCTGGCCTCCGTGTCCTCCCTCAGTCTGAGTCCGTACAGCTACGACGAGGGCTGCCTCTCCAACAGCCAGGACCACATCCCGCTGGCCGCCCTACCCCTGCTGGCCACATCCGCGCCCCAGTACCAGGACGCGGTGGCCGCGGTGATCATCCGAGCCAACCAGGTCTACTCGGACTTCGTCAAGTCGCTGGAAGGCGCCTCGTTCTCCGGGCAGGTGGGCACCTCGCGTCAGGCCTGCGGTGGCTCGTTCAGGGAGCGCCTGCAGCTTCCGCCACGCTCTCGCTCACGGCAGctgctgacgtgtgtgtgtgtgtgtgtgtgtgtgtgtgtgtgtgtgtgtggggaaggtGTGTCTGATAGGCGACTGCGTTGGAGGGATCCTGGGATTCGATGCCCTCTGCAGCAGCAACGTCGCCGTGTCTGAGAGCCAGAACAGTAGCAGGAGGGGGAGCATAGTGAGTgtgcaggtaaacacacacacacacacacacacacacacacacacacatgcagttagCCAGTCTAAATCCAAATAACACAGAGTAAGCAAACTTCTCTTGTGGAATCTTCTAGAAGCTGATGCTAAGTCTACATGCTATCCTTGCATCAGATAACTCCAGATCTCCTCCACACAGCCGATTTTCCTTTACGGTAACTGCTCATTCTTGGCAGGACAACGACCTGCTGTCACCAGGCATCATCATCAACAGTAGCCACTGCTCGGGTGGGGGTGCGGGCGGGGCCGCGGGTGGAGGTGCCGGTCTGGGTCCAGGACTGTCCCTGGAGGGCAGTCGTCAGCTGAGCCGCAGCAACATCGACATCCCGCGCTCGAGCTGCGCCGACGACCCAAAGAAACAGCTGCCCCGCAAACGCAGCGACTCCTCCACCTACGAGCTGGACACCATCAAGCAGCACCAGGCCTTCCTGTCCAGGTGAGGGGGGGTAAGGGGTGGGGTAAGAGGCGGGGTAAGAGGCGGCCCTCCGCAGACCCCGAACGGCTGGGTGGGACGGTTCAAAGCACCTCTGCGTAGCTGTGATGCGAGTCTTCACTCAAACACGGTGTTGGCGATGGATTAGATGGTGTCAACCACATCTTCCTGCGTGCACTTCTCTGTGTTCTACAAAAGAAAGGAGAACCCGTCCAGTCGAGCGTCTTGTAATGGACGCTTCAGGGCAGTTGTAGAACTTGGTAAACAGACCTTTGAAAAGAGGTTTGAAAAAAGACATTAACTGGAATGTAAAGCTTGGTCCAACAGTATAAATAGTGCTGACTTTTATGTCACGTTTTTAACATTTGAGAAGCATAAAATTGCTTAGTATTTCCGTAAGATGATTTGAGAAGAAGTGTAGTTTTTAGCAGTTTAACCACATTACAAATGCTTCTGTTAAAAACtaccatttaaatattttacagATTTATAGCTTAATTTACAAATGTCTGAGGAATTTAGCAAAATGATGTATTTCACATTTAATGTCAACTTACAGAATTAAACTGCCCTTAGGGGTCCAATAGAAGTATGTTTCGAGTTAGCAGGTTCCCTGGAGTACAAGGGTGTATGTTGAAATGTTCGTGATAATCAACCGTGTGGCACAGATACATAAAGATAAGGTTGAACATTAAGTACTTGTggaacattttgtgtgtgtgtgtgtgtgtgtctgtagtcttCATTCCAGTGTGTTGCGGAATGATCCGGGCTCCCGCAGATCCAGTAACAGCACGATGCTGGACGGCAGCGGTGCTCTGGGGAAGTTCGACTTCGAGGTCTCCGATTTCTTCCTGTTCGGCTCGCCGCTGGGCCTCGTTCTGGCTCTGAGGAAGACTGTGGTTCCGACCCTGGACGGTACGTCGGCCACGGCAGGGCTGCTCGCGCCTTCTCCCACGCTGGTTACGCCACTCCTGGTCATCCTGGAGATcagggtgggggagaggtggtgCAGGAGTTCAGGTTTGGACCCTTTCTGGAGAACTATTATGGAAAGGAAGAGGAATCAAACTAACTTTGATCAAAGAACTTTGTTCTTATGAACAGGTCCGACACCTGCTATGACATTATTTGGGTAGTAACACGAAGACTAAATGTAACCACAATGAGAtaattttattctttttttagtAAGTGTATGAACTATCCATTCTTCAGAAGATACTGAAATGTAAAATAGAACAGAAACACCAGCAGTTTGCTGTTTTTCCCCAGCAACTGAATGTCTTATTGATTCTTCTTGTAGGAGCAATGTTTATCAAAACAACGTTCCTACCAGCGTGCAGTGGATTAGTGGAACCTTCTCCTAATCTCCTCAGTTTAATGCACTTtgtctctaatgtgatttggcCACAGAAAACATTCAGCCCAGCTCCTCACACCTCCAGACACAGCGTGGTGGTGAACTTGGGGAATTGCATGCATTGTGTCATGGAACTGGAGCGAAGTTTCGGGGGTGAGATTTAAAAGAACCTGTGGTGCGTGCCAAAGCCTTCTGATGACATGCGGAAGTGCACCAAGCACAGCTAAAAGCAGTTCTGTCCGGTTCCACCAGACGTCAGAGTTTTTGAGTCAGATCCAAAGGGCCACGTTCGTTTCAGATCCTGGTGGGTGTTGCTGCTCGCCACGTGCGACCACGTGTGACGTGCGGGTCCTGACGTGCCCCCCCCTGCCTCTTCTCCACAGTGGCGCACCTGCGTCCGGCCTGCCAACAGGTGTACAACCTGTTCCACCCCGCCGACCCGTCCGCCTCGCGCCTGGAGCCCCTGCTGGAGAAGAGGTTCCACCTGCTGGCGCCCTTCAGCGTGCCCCGTTACCAGCGTTTCCCCCTGGGCGACGGCAACTCGGCCCTGCTGGGTAAGGGACGAGGCCCTGTGTTGCTTTCAGGTTTTCACCAAGTACACCTGATCCAGCGGGGAACGTTAAAGACCGGGCTGGACCTCAGCACCTGGGTTTCGAGAAGGGTTGGTGTAGAGCTCCACCCAGATACTCTAGCACAGTCCGTCCCAGTTCACGTCCTCGTCCCAGTCAAACACTCTGTCCCCAGGTCACGTCCTTGTCTCAAACACTCTGTCCACAGGTCACGTCCTCGTCCCAGTCAAACACTCTGTCCCCACTTCACATCCTCGTCCCAGTCAAACACTCTGTCCCCAGGTCACGTCCTCATGCCAGTCAAACACTCTGTCCCCACTTCACATCCTCGTCCCAGTCAAACACTCTGTCCCCACTTCACATCCTCGTCCCAGTCAAACACTCTGTCCCCAGGTCACGTCCTCATGCAAGTCAAACACTCTGTCCCCAGGTCACGTCCTCGTCCCAGTCAAACACTCGGTCCCCAGGTCACGTCCTCGTCCCAGTCAAACACTCTGTCCCCAGGTCACGTCCTCGTCCCAGTCAAACACTCGGTCCCCAGGTCACGTCCTTGTCTCAGTCAAACACTCTGTCCCCACTTAACATCCTCGTCCCAGTCGAGCCCTCGGTCCCCAGTCCCCATCCTCAGTCATTGTCTATTCCAGTCCTCATAAGTCTTTGATCCACAGAGTCCAACCTGTCCATTCATACCATTTCTTTGTCTTTCTTCTCTTGTTCTGTGTGTCCCGTCATGGTGTCGCATGCCCGTGTTGCGGCGCTCCGGCTGGTGTGCAGTGGAGACGCTCCAGAGCAACCCTCAGCTCCTGCAGGAGAgcgcagggggcggggctgcccGTTGCCATGACGCCCTGGGCGAGACCTCCATCCCTGTTCCTGTGCTAAACTGGCAAGCCATGCCAGCCCCAACTGAGTGTGTGTAGCCATTGAtgtttcactgtgtgtgtgtgtgtgtgtgtgtgtgtgtgtgtgtgtgtgtg
This window contains:
- the pitpnm2 gene encoding membrane-associated phosphatidylinositol transfer protein 2 isoform X4, with amino-acid sequence MLIKEYRIPMPMSVEEYRIAQLYMIQKKSREESEGEGSGVEILENRPYTDGPGGSGQYTHKVYHIGQHIPSWFRSILPKAALRVEEESWNAYPYTRTRYTCPFVEKFSIDIETYYRPDTGMQADVFSLSAAEKRQLDIDPIDIVKDSIAPHEYLAEEDPKLYKSAKTQRGPLSDDWIEEINANPGAMPVMCAYKLCKVEFRYWGMQSKIERFIHDVGLRKVMVRAHRQAWCWQDEWYGLTMEDIRHLELETQLALAQKMAQFSLSDEALDGDGVSGPDKEQDTAGKAGGAAEAEGPAHGQGATLQTRGELTKQWSASSRSSRSSKRGGAGSPSRHSISEWRMQSIARDSDDSTDDEFFDAHEDLSDSEEIFVKEITKWSSNDLMDKIETVEVDEAQTDMYQESGVEYSETGDVKRLTEDCSAPPGLQASKVHVLVLVLHGGNILDTGAGDQSSKQCDVNTIGSAFDTVMRVHYPAALGRIAIRLVPCPAVCVEAFSLVSNLSPYSYDEGCLSNSQDHIPLAALPLLATSAPQYQDAVAAVIIRANQVYSDFVKSLEGASFSGQVCLIGDCVGGILGFDALCSSNVAVSESQNSSRRGSIVSVQDNDLLSPGIIINSSHCSGGGAGGAAGGGAGLGPGLSLEGSRQLSRSNIDIPRSSCADDPKKQLPRKRSDSSTYELDTIKQHQAFLSSLHSSVLRNDPGSRRSSNSTMLDGSGALGKFDFEVSDFFLFGSPLGLVLALRKTVVPTLDVAHLRPACQQVYNLFHPADPSASRLEPLLEKRFHLLAPFSVPRYQRFPLGDGNSALLVETLQSNPQLLQESAGGGAARCHDALGETSIPVPVLNWQAMPAPTESDVLQSHGGMFVENSYPSSPASAPASRGPRRASEVSIASQVSGQADSYTASNIANIASRWWGTKRIDFALYCPDALTAFPTVALPHLFHASYWESTDVVSFLLRQVMRHENSGILELDGKEVSEFTPSKPREKWLRKRTHVKIRNVTANHRVNDAVFTEDGMQIVTGRFMYGPLDMVTLTGEKVDIHIMMQPPSGEWVYFDTELTNSSGRVSYVIPENKRLGIGVYPVKMVVRGDHTSADSYLTVLPRGTELVVFSIDGSFAASVSIMGSDPKVRAGAVDVVRHWQDLGYVIVYVTGRPDMQKQRVVAWLSQHNFPHGVVSFCDGLVHDPLRHKANFLKSLVCEAHMRIHAAYGSTKDISVYASLGLPPPQIYIVGRPTKKMQHQCQFIADGYASHLSQLELSQRSRPAKPGSTRMALRKGSFGLGAGGDFLRKRKHLLRTISSQPAPSAPSAQGARPERAQSQSEFDRERAERAQRSMSIAAGCWGRSGRPDGGALSPK
- the pitpnm2 gene encoding membrane-associated phosphatidylinositol transfer protein 2 isoform X3, which codes for MLIKEYRIPMPMSVEEYRIAQLYMIQKKSREESEGEGSGVEILENRPYTDGPGGSGQYTHKVYHIGQHIPSWFRSILPKAALRVEEESWNAYPYTRTRYTCPFVEKFSIDIETYYRPDTGMQADVFSLSAAEKRQLDIDPIDIVKDSIAPHEYLAEEDPKLYKSAKTQRGPLSDDWIEEINANPGAMPVMCAYKLCKVEFRYWGMQSKIERFIHDVGLRKVMVRAHRQAWCWQDEWYGLTMEDIRHLELETQLALAQKMAQFSLSDEALDGDGVSGPDKEQDTAGKAGGAAEAEGPAHGQGATLQTRGELTKQWSASSRSSRSSKRGGSPSRHSISEWRMQSIARDSDDSTDDEFFDAHEDLSDSEEIFVKEITKWSSNDLMDKIETVEVDEAQTDMYQESGVEYSETGDVKRLTEDCSAPPGLQASKVHVLVLVLHGGNILDTGAGDQSSKQCDVNTIGSAFDTVMRVHYPAALGRIAIRLVPCPAVCVEAFSLVSNLSPYSYDEGCLSNSQDHIPLAALPLLATSAPQYQDAVAAVIIRANQVYSDFVKSLEGASFSGQVCLIGDCVGGILGFDALCSSNVAVSESQNSSRRGSIVSVQDNDLLSPGIIINSSHCSGGGAGGAAGGGAGLGPGLSLEGSRQLSRSNIDIPRSSCADDPKKQLPRKRSDSSTYELDTIKQHQAFLSSLHSSVLRNDPGSRRSSNSTMLDGSGALGKFDFEVSDFFLFGSPLGLVLALRKTVVPTLDVAHLRPACQQVYNLFHPADPSASRLEPLLEKRFHLLAPFSVPRYQRFPLGDGNSALLVETLQSNPQLLQESAGGGAARCHDALGETSIPVPVLNWQAMPAPTESDVLQSHGGMFVENSYPSSPASAPASRGPRRASEVSIASQVSGQADSYTASNIANTQECHLNQSKKLSLLSQLALPHNKASLRSPSPKGRPKSPDGRPALCRPMEVGHSGGPDQGCCPQGFEADPHLSPAPPSPSTQLYTDQVASRWWGTKRIDFALYCPDALTAFPTVALPHLFHASYWESTDVVSFLLRQVMRHENSGILELDGKEVSEFTPSKPREKWLRKRTHVKIRNVTANHRVNDAVFTEDGMQIVTGRFMYGPLDMVTLTGEKVDIHIMMQPPSGEWVYFDTELTNSSGRVSYVIPENKRLGIGVYPVKMVVRGDHTSADSYLTVLPRGTELVVFSIDGSFAASVSIMGSDPKVRAGAVDVVRHWQDLGYVIVYVTGRPDMQKQRVVAWLSQHNFPHGVVSFCDGLVHDPLRHKANFLKSLVCEAHMRIHAAYGSTKDISVYASLGLPPPQIYIVGRPTKKMQHQCQFIADGYASHLSQLELSQRSRPAKPGSTRMALRKGSFGLGAGGDFLRKRKHLLRTISSQPAPSAPSAQGARPERAQSQSEFDRERAERAQRSMSIAAGCWGRSGRPDGGALSPK